A region of Desulfolithobacter dissulfuricans DNA encodes the following proteins:
- a CDS encoding YbaN family protein: MALSQKHLPGGQKDYQATVSDHRFCFTGPGVLGVVLPLLPTVPFVLLAAACFAKSSDRAHAWLCTNRIFGPMIRQWHISRSIPKKSKHLALGAIICSGAISTILLTSTCFKLLVIGMLSIPVFIVLRLPTSNNQVAQEESSPSSNQP, from the coding sequence CTGGCACTGAGCCAAAAACATCTGCCAGGGGGACAGAAAGATTATCAAGCCACTGTTTCTGACCACCGGTTTTGTTTCACTGGGCCTGGGGTCTTAGGGGTCGTACTGCCCTTGTTGCCCACAGTGCCGTTTGTTCTCCTGGCGGCCGCCTGCTTTGCCAAGTCCTCTGATCGTGCCCATGCCTGGTTATGTACTAACCGCATATTCGGACCAATGATTCGCCAGTGGCACATCTCGCGGTCCATCCCGAAAAAATCGAAACACCTGGCGCTTGGTGCCATTATCTGCAGTGGCGCCATCTCCACCATCCTGCTCACGTCGACCTGTTTTAAGCTCCTGGTCATCGGCATGCTTTCCATTCCTGTTTTTATTGTTCTGAGACTGCCGACCAGTAACAACCAGGTTGCACAGGAAGAGTCATCCCCCTCTTCCAATCAACCCTGA
- the prxU gene encoding thioredoxin-dependent peroxiredoxin (Most members of this family contain a selenocysteine.), which yields MSDEGAIGCARPTGGPVGEEGQQENVSAKETNQEEQVMIKVGQKAPDFTAPGYHKGEFVQVKLSDYLGKWVLLCFYPGDFTFVUATEISAVAEKYPELQKLGVEVLSMSIDSMFVHKVWNDEELAKMVDGGIPFPMLSDAGGRVGKVYGVYDEEAGVETRGRFIIDPDGVIQGYEVLTPPVGRNVNETLRQIQAFQLVRETGGGEATPSGWRPGKKTLKPGINLVGRVWEEWKTDQAFD from the coding sequence ATGTCAGATGAAGGAGCCATTGGCTGTGCCAGACCCACTGGAGGTCCGGTGGGAGAGGAAGGGCAACAGGAGAATGTCAGCGCAAAAGAAACGAACCAGGAGGAGCAGGTGATGATCAAGGTTGGTCAGAAGGCGCCGGATTTTACGGCGCCGGGATACCATAAGGGTGAGTTTGTTCAGGTAAAACTTTCTGATTATCTTGGCAAGTGGGTGTTACTCTGTTTTTATCCGGGTGATTTCACTTTTGTCTGAGCGACGGAGATCTCGGCAGTTGCCGAGAAATATCCCGAACTGCAGAAGCTGGGTGTCGAGGTTCTGTCCATGTCCATCGATTCCATGTTTGTCCACAAGGTCTGGAACGATGAGGAACTGGCAAAGATGGTCGACGGCGGAATACCTTTTCCCATGCTCTCCGACGCCGGCGGCCGGGTTGGCAAGGTGTACGGTGTCTATGACGAGGAGGCCGGGGTGGAAACCCGGGGTCGCTTTATCATCGATCCTGACGGGGTGATCCAGGGCTACGAGGTCCTGACCCCGCCGGTGGGACGCAATGTCAATGAAACCCTGCGTCAGATCCAGGCCTTCCAGCTTGTCCGCGAAACCGGTGGCGGCGAGGCGACCCCGTCCGGCTGGCGGCCGGGCAAGAAGACCCTGAAGCCGGGCATCAACCTGGTGGGCAGGGTCTGGGAGGAGTGGAAGACCGACCAGGCCTTTGATTGA
- a CDS encoding molybdopterin molybdotransferase MoeA, translating to MKGFFQLISSTEFLQLFSRFQPLAGVQIPLAEADGRILAENVTAPEQLPPFSRSTMDGFAVRARDTFGCSESEPALLTIVGEIAMGSPGQDITLKPGQTARIWTGGALPAKADGVVMVEYTHLLDDDTVEIFRPVAPGENVIRAGEDFETGQVILERGRKLRPQDLGVLAGLGITTVPVYRQPQVAILSTGDELVPPDQTPAPGQIRDINSTTLAALVREAGGIPKQLGIIEDSFDDMLAACRQAVADADMVLLSGGSSVGRRDFTLQVLEELPSSELLAHGVAIRPGKPTILASVDNKALFGLPGHVASAIVVFHLFVRPLLRLFSGLPADHGLQQIQATTTQQIPSAIGREEYVRVQLSWQEPGQPPLATPIYGKSGLLSPLVRADGLLVIHRDSEGLDQGASARVLLFP from the coding sequence ATGAAAGGTTTTTTCCAGCTCATCAGTTCCACAGAGTTCCTCCAGCTTTTCTCCAGATTCCAGCCGCTGGCCGGCGTGCAGATTCCGCTTGCCGAAGCCGACGGCAGGATACTGGCAGAAAACGTCACAGCCCCGGAACAACTCCCGCCCTTTTCCCGTTCCACCATGGACGGTTTTGCGGTCCGGGCCAGGGACACCTTCGGCTGCAGCGAATCTGAACCGGCGCTCCTCACCATTGTCGGCGAAATCGCCATGGGCAGCCCGGGCCAGGATATCACTCTGAAACCTGGACAAACCGCCAGGATCTGGACTGGAGGCGCCCTGCCCGCCAAGGCCGACGGGGTGGTGATGGTGGAATACACCCACCTGCTGGATGACGACACCGTGGAAATCTTCCGTCCGGTGGCACCGGGCGAGAACGTGATCCGGGCAGGTGAAGATTTTGAAACGGGGCAAGTTATCCTGGAAAGGGGCAGAAAACTGCGGCCCCAGGATCTCGGAGTCCTGGCCGGACTTGGTATCACCACCGTGCCCGTGTACCGCCAGCCTCAAGTTGCCATCCTCTCCACCGGAGACGAACTGGTCCCTCCGGACCAGACCCCTGCCCCGGGCCAGATCCGGGACATCAACTCCACCACGCTTGCCGCCCTTGTCCGGGAGGCTGGCGGAATCCCGAAACAACTTGGCATTATTGAAGACAGTTTTGACGACATGCTTGCAGCATGCAGACAAGCAGTTGCAGATGCTGATATGGTGCTGCTCTCCGGCGGCAGTTCCGTTGGCCGCCGCGACTTCACCCTGCAGGTCCTGGAAGAACTGCCCTCCTCCGAACTGCTGGCACACGGGGTGGCCATCCGGCCAGGCAAACCCACCATTTTAGCGTCGGTCGACAACAAGGCCCTGTTCGGCCTGCCCGGCCATGTGGCATCGGCCATAGTGGTCTTTCATCTCTTTGTCCGGCCTCTGCTGCGCCTTTTTTCCGGCCTGCCCGCCGACCATGGCCTGCAGCAGATCCAGGCAACAACCACCCAGCAGATTCCCTCTGCCATTGGCCGGGAAGAATATGTCCGGGTCCAGCTCAGCTGGCAGGAACCGGGTCAGCCACCCCTGGCCACCCCGATTTACGGTAAATCCGGCCTGCTCTCCCCGCTGGTAAGGGCGGATGGACTCCTTGTGATCCACAGGGACAGCGAAGGGCTGGATCAGGGAGCGTCAGCCAGGGTGCTGCTTTTTCCCTGA
- a CDS encoding TRAP transporter substrate-binding protein produces the protein MKKIIFSLLVLLFSCMAGTPVLAARVIKLGVVTKPGSAQNIVAEKFKELLESRSGGRYTVQIFHSKSIGNETEILQQIQMNTIQMGVVTVGPFDTFDPIVRVINYPFLFRDNAQADEILDGPLGRIILDDLESVGFKGLCFSENGFRNLTNNKRPVRTADDVRGLKIRVMASPLHKAIWQALGANPTPMPWPIYTELEQGVIDGQENPLWVMVVYKFYEIQKYMTLTRHVYSAHIDVASLMWWNTLSPDDQAMIQEAMREAARFGRRDNRARNAARLALLKEKGMIVEEHPDLASFRAKVAGLKEMKLYREPKVHSLLLKMLEATQ, from the coding sequence ATGAAAAAAATCATCTTTTCCCTACTCGTCCTGCTGTTTTCCTGTATGGCCGGCACGCCGGTCCTGGCGGCCCGGGTCATCAAGCTGGGCGTGGTCACCAAGCCTGGTTCGGCCCAGAACATTGTGGCCGAGAAGTTCAAGGAGCTGCTGGAGTCACGTTCCGGCGGCAGATACACGGTCCAGATCTTTCATTCCAAGTCCATTGGCAATGAAACCGAAATTCTGCAGCAGATCCAGATGAACACCATCCAGATGGGTGTGGTCACCGTGGGTCCCTTTGATACCTTTGATCCCATTGTCCGGGTGATCAACTATCCCTTTCTGTTCAGGGACAATGCCCAGGCCGACGAGATCCTTGACGGACCGCTGGGCAGGATCATCCTCGATGACCTGGAAAGCGTGGGGTTCAAGGGTCTGTGTTTCTCTGAAAACGGTTTTCGCAACCTGACCAACAACAAGCGTCCAGTCCGCACGGCCGACGATGTCCGAGGACTCAAGATCCGGGTTATGGCCTCGCCGCTGCACAAGGCCATCTGGCAGGCCCTGGGCGCCAACCCGACCCCCATGCCCTGGCCCATCTACACCGAGTTGGAGCAGGGCGTGATCGATGGCCAGGAGAATCCCCTCTGGGTCATGGTGGTCTACAAGTTCTACGAGATCCAGAAGTACATGACCCTGACCCGCCATGTCTACTCGGCCCATATCGATGTGGCCTCGCTGATGTGGTGGAACACGCTGTCGCCCGACGATCAGGCCATGATTCAGGAGGCCATGCGCGAAGCAGCCCGATTCGGCCGCAGGGATAACCGGGCCAGGAACGCCGCCCGCCTGGCCCTGCTCAAGGAAAAGGGCATGATCGTCGAGGAACATCCGGACCTGGCCTCGTTCCGGGCCAAGGTCGCCGGTCTCAAGGAGATGAAACTCTACCGGGAACCCAAAGTCCACTCCCTGCTGCTCAAAATGCTGGAAGCGACACAGTAA
- a CDS encoding DUF134 domain-containing protein has translation MARPRKNRCIRRMPASTFYKPRGIALHDMKGVTLPLEGFEALRLVDAEGVSREEAARMMDVSTPTLCRILAEARSIVARALANGWALRIEGGDYTLVDQEHQEPCESPFHCRRRKRR, from the coding sequence ATGGCTCGCCCGAGAAAAAATCGATGTATCCGGCGCATGCCGGCGTCGACATTTTACAAACCCCGGGGAATTGCCCTGCATGACATGAAAGGGGTTACACTGCCGCTGGAAGGATTTGAGGCGCTACGGCTGGTTGACGCCGAAGGGGTGAGCCGCGAGGAAGCAGCACGGATGATGGATGTCTCCACTCCTACCCTGTGCAGGATCCTTGCCGAGGCCAGAAGTATCGTGGCAAGGGCACTGGCCAACGGCTGGGCCCTTCGCATCGAAGGCGGCGACTACACGTTAGTTGACCAGGAGCACCAGGAACCCTGCGAATCTCCATTT
- a CDS encoding TRAP transporter large permease: MTGTILLLGLLVLFLINMPIALAIGTASVLALVAKGDFPLMMVAQRMFAGTDSFHLMAVPLFMFAGVLMEAGGISRRIIDFAAALVGWLPGGMAAVAIVSAMFFAGISGSAAADAAAVGAVLIPAMKRCGYDSDFAAAVQASGGSIGVIIPPSIPMIIFGYLTGASIGQLFAAGIFPGLLIGLSLIAVSAILSLKYDYSATTSFSLTEVWRTGRRALLALGAPAIILGGILFGIFTATESAAVAVVYALVLGMFVYRKIDIKDLPGLFRDGAITSAIVMFIIAMASIFSWIAAIEDIPAKMAGSLLGLTDNPVLLLLLINLILLLAGTFIETTASLILLVPMIVTMLPALQIDLVHLGVIVVTNLAIGMLTPPMGICLIVSCAISGDRLGAVSRRILPFLAILILDLLLITLYPPLTMWLARLVAR; encoded by the coding sequence ATGACCGGCACCATTCTCCTTCTTGGTCTCCTGGTCCTGTTTCTGATCAACATGCCCATTGCCCTGGCCATCGGCACCGCCTCGGTACTGGCCTTGGTGGCCAAGGGTGATTTCCCCCTCATGATGGTGGCCCAGCGGATGTTTGCCGGCACCGACTCGTTCCATCTCATGGCCGTGCCATTGTTCATGTTTGCCGGGGTCCTGATGGAGGCCGGCGGTATCAGTCGAAGGATCATTGATTTTGCCGCCGCTCTGGTGGGCTGGCTGCCCGGTGGCATGGCGGCGGTGGCCATTGTTTCGGCCATGTTTTTCGCCGGCATCTCCGGCTCTGCGGCCGCCGATGCCGCCGCCGTGGGCGCGGTCCTGATCCCGGCCATGAAACGGTGTGGTTATGACTCGGATTTCGCCGCTGCGGTCCAGGCCTCGGGTGGCTCCATCGGGGTGATCATTCCCCCCTCCATCCCCATGATCATCTTCGGTTATCTCACCGGGGCCTCCATCGGTCAACTCTTTGCCGCCGGCATCTTCCCGGGCCTCCTGATCGGCTTGTCCCTGATCGCGGTCTCCGCCATTCTTTCCCTGAAATATGATTATTCAGCCACCACGTCCTTTTCCCTGACCGAAGTCTGGCGGACGGGCAGACGGGCCCTGCTGGCCCTGGGTGCACCGGCGATTATCCTGGGCGGTATCCTGTTTGGAATCTTCACTGCCACCGAGTCCGCAGCCGTGGCCGTGGTCTATGCCCTGGTGCTCGGCATGTTTGTCTACCGGAAGATAGACATCAAGGACCTGCCCGGTCTTTTCCGGGACGGTGCCATCACCTCGGCCATCGTCATGTTCATCATCGCCATGGCCTCGATCTTCAGCTGGATCGCGGCCATTGAAGATATCCCGGCAAAGATGGCCGGCTCTCTGCTGGGATTGACCGACAACCCGGTCCTCCTGCTGCTGCTGATCAACCTGATTTTGCTGCTGGCCGGTACCTTTATCGAGACCACGGCCTCGCTGATCCTCCTGGTGCCCATGATCGTCACCATGCTCCCGGCCCTGCAGATTGACCTGGTGCACCTGGGCGTGATCGTGGTCACCAACCTGGCCATCGGTATGCTCACTCCGCCCATGGGCATCTGCCTGATCGTCTCCTGCGCCATCTCCGGGGATCGGCTCGGGGCGGTGAGTCGCCGGATCCTGCCGTTCCTGGCCATCCTGATCCTGGACCTGCTCCTGATCACCCTCTACCCGCCCCTGACCATGTGGCTGGCCCGGCTGGTGGCCAGATAG
- a CDS encoding molybdopterin biosynthesis protein, with protein sequence MKRKIYLNMQPLEEAQRLFWSRFKDYATGEETIPSREAAGRVTAAAVSARLSSPSFHSAAMDGLAVKAEDTFGAADDNPITLDIESGQAVFINTGHPMPEGKDAVVMIEHVLLTDDQKQGVIRAPVYPWQNVRKVGEDIVATELLFPSNHLITPPDVAALLTAGCPQVTVRKRPRLTIIPTGTELVDLEYCTDTPPPGKTIESNSAVLAALARQAGSEVTVTKIIADDYENIKNHLRSAVESDADVVIINAGSSAGSADYTVQVIDELGEVLVHGVTIMPGKPTILGVIDGKPVVGNPGYPVSAIISFEQFVVPLLAMMQGLSLPDPITARAVLARDLPSRGGIEEFRRMIAGKIGAQLVALPLKKGAGAITTLTRANAMLRIPASSEGETRGSVVNIELLRPLEQIEKTILCTGSHDLCLDLLHDFLKKSTPAYPLASTHVGSLGGIMAIRDNMTHMAGSHLLDPETGEYNVSYIKRYLKNREVALITLVHRQQGFMVRPGNPKGIESVHDLTREDITFINRQAGSGTRVLLDHELEKADLDPDVISGYDAEEYTHMAVAVAVLSGKADAGLGILAAARALGLDFIPVTEERYDLIIPEEFLNLEMIRRVLEIITTSEFKQAVEAMGGYSTKETGNRVTLKST encoded by the coding sequence ATGAAACGAAAAATATATCTCAACATGCAGCCCCTTGAAGAGGCGCAGCGTCTCTTTTGGTCACGATTCAAAGACTATGCTACCGGAGAGGAAACCATACCCAGCCGGGAGGCTGCCGGACGGGTGACTGCGGCGGCGGTAAGCGCCCGGCTCTCCTCACCTTCCTTCCATTCCGCAGCCATGGACGGGCTGGCCGTCAAGGCCGAGGACACCTTTGGCGCCGCGGACGACAACCCGATCACTCTGGACATCGAGTCTGGCCAGGCGGTTTTCATCAATACCGGACATCCCATGCCCGAGGGTAAGGACGCGGTGGTCATGATCGAACATGTCCTGCTCACCGATGACCAGAAGCAGGGGGTTATCCGGGCCCCGGTGTATCCCTGGCAGAACGTACGCAAGGTCGGTGAAGACATTGTCGCCACTGAGCTGCTCTTTCCCAGCAACCACCTCATTACCCCGCCGGACGTTGCCGCCCTGCTCACCGCGGGCTGTCCGCAGGTAACGGTTAGAAAACGGCCCAGGCTCACCATTATCCCCACCGGCACCGAGCTGGTTGATCTCGAGTACTGTACGGATACCCCGCCGCCAGGGAAAACCATTGAATCCAATTCAGCGGTCCTGGCCGCGCTGGCCAGACAGGCTGGCAGCGAAGTGACAGTGACAAAAATCATTGCCGATGATTACGAGAATATAAAAAACCATCTTCGCTCTGCTGTGGAATCCGACGCTGACGTGGTGATCATCAATGCAGGCTCATCGGCCGGCAGCGCCGACTACACGGTTCAGGTTATCGACGAGCTTGGTGAGGTGCTGGTGCACGGAGTCACCATCATGCCCGGCAAACCCACGATCCTGGGCGTCATTGACGGCAAGCCGGTGGTGGGCAATCCCGGGTATCCGGTCTCGGCCATCATTTCCTTTGAACAGTTTGTTGTGCCCCTGCTGGCCATGATGCAGGGCCTGAGCCTGCCGGATCCGATCACGGCCAGGGCAGTGCTGGCAAGAGACCTGCCATCCAGGGGCGGTATCGAGGAGTTTCGGCGGATGATTGCCGGCAAGATCGGCGCACAGCTGGTGGCCCTGCCGCTCAAGAAAGGGGCCGGAGCCATCACCACCCTGACCCGGGCCAATGCCATGTTGCGTATTCCCGCCTCGTCGGAAGGCGAAACCCGTGGCAGCGTGGTCAATATTGAGCTGCTGAGACCACTGGAACAGATCGAAAAAACCATCCTCTGCACCGGCAGCCATGACCTCTGCCTCGACCTGCTCCATGATTTCCTGAAAAAATCCACCCCGGCCTATCCCCTGGCATCTACCCATGTCGGTTCCCTGGGCGGAATCATGGCAATCCGCGACAACATGACCCACATGGCCGGATCCCACCTGCTCGATCCGGAAACCGGCGAGTACAACGTAAGCTATATCAAGCGGTACCTGAAAAACCGCGAGGTTGCGCTCATCACTCTGGTGCACCGGCAGCAGGGTTTCATGGTCCGACCAGGCAATCCCAAAGGTATCGAGTCGGTTCACGACCTGACCAGGGAAGACATCACCTTCATCAACCGCCAGGCCGGCTCCGGCACCAGGGTGCTCCTGGACCATGAACTGGAAAAGGCGGATCTGGATCCGGACGTGATATCCGGCTACGACGCCGAGGAATACACCCACATGGCCGTGGCCGTGGCCGTGCTGTCCGGCAAGGCCGATGCCGGGCTCGGCATTCTGGCGGCAGCCCGGGCATTAGGGCTTGATTTCATCCCGGTCACCGAAGAGCGCTACGACCTGATCATTCCCGAGGAATTTTTGAACCTGGAAATGATCCGGCGGGTACTGGAGATCATCACGACGAGCGAGTTCAAACAGGCCGTGGAAGCCATGGGCGGATATTCGACCAAGGAAACCGGGAACAGGGTTACCCTGAAAAGTACCTAA
- a CDS encoding glycine cleavage system protein R, producing the protein MKQTRKEYVISIMARDRVGIIADVSGAISYMGGDLADMRQQVLRGYFTMILHASFPADTDEATILDKLSRLPDPELGRLAVQVREIRTDLVDETAPSLENSYVLTAEGEDRIGFVATVSKFCADNEINILDLSTTVAEDRYIMILFVDLSRCASMDELRRRLDHFARETDLNMVLQHYDIFKATNEIKIF; encoded by the coding sequence ATGAAACAGACACGAAAAGAATACGTAATCTCCATTATGGCCCGGGACCGGGTCGGCATCATCGCCGATGTTTCCGGGGCCATCTCCTATATGGGCGGTGATCTGGCCGACATGCGCCAGCAGGTGCTGCGCGGCTACTTCACCATGATTCTGCACGCCTCCTTTCCCGCAGACACCGATGAGGCAACCATCCTCGACAAGCTCAGCCGCCTGCCTGACCCGGAGCTTGGCAGACTGGCGGTCCAGGTTCGGGAGATCAGGACCGACCTTGTCGACGAGACCGCTCCCAGCCTTGAAAACAGCTATGTACTCACGGCCGAGGGCGAGGACCGGATCGGTTTCGTGGCCACGGTGTCAAAGTTCTGTGCCGACAACGAGATCAACATCCTGGACCTCTCCACCACCGTGGCCGAGGACCGCTATATCATGATCCTCTTTGTCGATCTCAGCCGCTGTGCGTCCATGGACGAGCTGCGCCGCAGACTGGACCACTTTGCCCGGGAGACCGACCTCAACATGGTGCTGCAGCATTACGATATCTTCAAGGCCACCAATGAGATCAAGATATTCTAA
- a CDS encoding HesA/MoeB/ThiF family protein has translation MLTDDSLQLFSRNLGTLNAGEQQRLGQATVTVIGCGGLGGLVIEELLRLGVGRLLLCDPDRFEPSNCNRQLYATRHTLGYPKAEVAARRVREVHGLTEAIPVVAPFQEAVNELFSATDVVVDCLDNGPARRALSLLCQGKHIPLVHGAVERWYGQVGVQMPGSTLVADLYRNTTADPEARPPSVLSCTVGVIASLQAMETCKLILDQDSPLHDTWMSVDLRSLSFELIG, from the coding sequence GTGCTTACAGACGATTCCCTCCAGCTGTTCAGTCGCAACCTCGGAACCCTGAATGCCGGGGAACAGCAGCGACTTGGCCAGGCAACAGTGACCGTCATCGGCTGCGGCGGGCTCGGGGGACTGGTCATCGAAGAGCTGCTCAGACTGGGGGTTGGCCGGTTGCTGCTCTGTGATCCGGACCGGTTCGAGCCCTCCAACTGCAACCGCCAGCTCTATGCAACCAGGCATACCCTGGGATATCCCAAGGCCGAGGTGGCAGCCAGGCGGGTCCGGGAAGTGCACGGCCTCACCGAAGCTATCCCGGTCGTTGCACCCTTCCAGGAGGCCGTGAATGAGCTTTTTTCCGCCACCGACGTGGTGGTGGACTGCCTGGATAATGGCCCGGCGAGAAGAGCGCTCTCCCTTCTCTGTCAAGGGAAGCACATCCCCCTGGTCCATGGCGCGGTGGAGCGGTGGTATGGCCAGGTCGGGGTACAGATGCCGGGCTCCACGCTGGTGGCTGATCTGTACCGGAACACAACGGCAGACCCTGAAGCCAGGCCGCCCTCGGTGCTGTCGTGTACCGTGGGGGTGATCGCGTCCCTGCAGGCCATGGAAACCTGCAAGCTGATCCTGGACCAGGATTCGCCCCTGCACGACACCTGGATGAGCGTGGATTTACGCAGCCTCAGCTTTGAGCTGATCGGATAG
- a CDS encoding PFL family protein produces MIRSDQILSTVDMIQKENLDVRAVTMGIDLHDCRSRDAGTTCQRIREKICRYAGNLVPTCEKIARKYGIPVVNKRIAVTPIGSIGAGYTREEFVLLAKALDEAASEVGIDFLGGFSANVENGMSGGARELILAIPEALSCTSKVCASINAGSSKYGINMDAVAMLGHTIKDVAERSADTGGFGAAKLVIFANQPEANPFMAGAIHGTGQHEVVINVGVSGPGVIARALERRLEQGDSPGLHDLADEIKQTAFRVTRCGELIGRRVAQRLGVPFGIVDVSLAPTPRIGDSVGEILRILGVDDIGAPGSTAIVAMLNDAVKKGGTFASQSAGGLSGAFIPVCEDAELAAAVANGSLSLEKLEAMTSVCSVGLDMVAIPGSVDAATISAIMADEMAIGMINHKTTAVRIIPVPGKEAGDFVSFGGLFGESAILEVRNSGKSSRFIGFGGKIPAPINSLKN; encoded by the coding sequence ATGATTCGATCCGACCAGATACTCTCCACCGTGGACATGATCCAGAAGGAAAACCTCGATGTCCGCGCCGTGACCATGGGCATTGACCTCCATGACTGCCGCAGCCGCGATGCCGGCACCACCTGCCAGCGCATCCGGGAAAAGATATGCCGTTATGCCGGCAACCTGGTACCGACCTGTGAAAAAATTGCCCGTAAATACGGAATCCCTGTGGTGAACAAGCGGATTGCCGTCACCCCCATCGGTTCCATTGGCGCCGGTTATACCCGGGAGGAGTTCGTCCTGCTGGCCAAGGCACTGGACGAGGCGGCCAGCGAGGTTGGCATTGACTTTCTCGGCGGGTTCTCGGCCAATGTGGAAAACGGCATGAGTGGAGGAGCACGCGAGCTGATTCTTGCCATTCCCGAGGCTCTGAGCTGCACCTCCAAGGTCTGCGCCTCGATCAATGCCGGATCGAGCAAATATGGGATCAACATGGATGCGGTGGCCATGCTGGGCCACACGATAAAAGATGTGGCCGAGCGTTCGGCTGACACCGGTGGCTTCGGGGCCGCCAAGCTGGTCATCTTTGCCAACCAGCCCGAGGCCAACCCGTTCATGGCCGGGGCCATCCACGGCACTGGCCAGCATGAGGTGGTGATCAATGTCGGGGTCTCCGGTCCCGGGGTCATTGCCCGGGCCCTGGAGCGGCGACTCGAGCAGGGCGACAGCCCCGGGCTGCACGACCTGGCCGATGAAATCAAGCAGACCGCTTTCCGGGTCACCAGGTGCGGCGAGCTGATCGGCCGTCGGGTTGCCCAGCGACTCGGCGTACCTTTCGGCATTGTCGATGTGTCCCTGGCGCCCACCCCGAGGATCGGCGACTCGGTGGGCGAGATTCTCAGAATTCTCGGGGTGGACGACATCGGCGCCCCTGGCTCCACAGCCATTGTCGCCATGCTCAACGACGCGGTGAAAAAGGGTGGCACCTTTGCCAGCCAGAGCGCCGGCGGCCTGAGCGGGGCCTTTATCCCGGTGTGCGAGGATGCCGAGCTGGCAGCGGCGGTGGCAAATGGCAGCCTGTCCCTGGAAAAACTGGAAGCCATGACCTCGGTCTGCTCGGTAGGCCTGGACATGGTCGCCATTCCCGGCTCGGTGGATGCGGCCACCATTTCCGCCATCATGGCCGACGAGATGGCGATCGGCATGATCAACCACAAGACCACAGCGGTACGGATCATCCCGGTACCGGGCAAGGAAGCGGGTGATTTTGTCTCCTTTGGCGGCCTGTTCGGAGAATCCGCCATCCTGGAGGTACGAAACAGTGGCAAATCAAGCCGGTTCATCGGCTTTGGCGGCAAAATACCGGCCCCGATCAACAGCCTGAAAAATTAA
- a CDS encoding TRAP transporter small permease — MSMLSGVIARLDRLGSLLNRLVEYLLATLGMSMALIIGVQVFCRYVLNQSLFWSEELARYMLVYLSFLGATAAYHRGLHPGVDLLTARLPGPMARKLRLLGHLLALFFFMVLIISGTRFAWFVRLQISPALGIPKWLILAIIPASGLIFFLYGLIFLLRELEELRR; from the coding sequence ATGAGCATGCTCTCTGGCGTCATTGCCCGGCTCGACCGGCTCGGATCACTCCTCAACCGTCTGGTTGAATACCTGCTGGCCACCCTCGGGATGTCCATGGCACTCATCATCGGTGTGCAGGTCTTCTGCCGCTATGTCCTCAACCAGTCCCTTTTCTGGTCCGAGGAGCTGGCCCGCTACATGCTCGTCTACCTGAGCTTTCTGGGCGCCACAGCTGCCTATCACCGCGGCCTGCATCCCGGGGTGGACCTGCTTACCGCCAGGCTTCCCGGGCCAATGGCCAGGAAGCTGCGGCTGCTGGGCCACCTGCTGGCCCTGTTTTTTTTCATGGTCCTGATCATCAGCGGCACCCGCTTTGCCTGGTTTGTCCGCTTGCAGATCTCTCCGGCACTGGGCATACCCAAGTGGCTCATTCTGGCCATCATCCCGGCCAGCGGCCTGATCTTTTTCCTCTACGGCCTGATCTTCCTGTTACGCGAACTGGAGGAACTGCGCAGATGA
- a CDS encoding MoaD/ThiS family protein — MVDIKVKLFAYFREGRFKEAAFRYDEGTTPGAIVTALGIDPDDVGVIMVNNRQAGMDTVLADGDTVAIFPKIGGG, encoded by the coding sequence GTGGTGGACATCAAGGTCAAACTGTTTGCCTATTTCCGTGAAGGCCGCTTCAAGGAGGCGGCCTTCCGGTATGACGAGGGAACCACGCCCGGCGCCATTGTCACAGCGCTTGGCATTGATCCCGATGATGTGGGCGTTATTATGGTCAACAACCGCCAGGCCGGCATGGACACGGTGCTTGCCGACGGCGACACGGTTGCAATTTTTCCGAAAATAGGCGGCGGCTGA